The following proteins are co-located in the Luteitalea sp. genome:
- a CDS encoding bifunctional nuclease family protein, whose translation MEIEMTIKGLMVDPVNNMPIVVLREEGGERVLPIWVGVFEANAIALQLENVTPARPMTHDLLRNVIEDLDAQVERIVVYDLRETTFFAVIHLARAGEPVVVDSRPSDAIALALRVRAPIYVEETVIERARSTEVLSGKEAEERLQKWLENLDPEDLGKYKM comes from the coding sequence ATGGAAATTGAGATGACGATCAAAGGGTTGATGGTCGATCCCGTCAACAATATGCCGATCGTAGTGCTCCGCGAGGAAGGAGGGGAGCGCGTCCTTCCGATCTGGGTTGGCGTCTTCGAAGCCAACGCGATCGCACTTCAGCTCGAAAACGTGACGCCTGCCCGGCCTATGACGCATGACTTGCTGCGGAATGTGATCGAGGACCTCGACGCCCAGGTCGAGCGGATCGTCGTCTACGATCTTCGTGAAACCACGTTCTTTGCCGTCATCCATCTGGCGCGGGCAGGGGAGCCTGTTGTGGTGGACTCTCGCCCCAGCGATGCAATTGCGCTGGCCCTTCGGGTGAGAGCGCCAATCTACGTCGAGGAAACCGTCATCGAGCGCGCGCGAAGCACGGAGGTTCTCAGCGGCAAGGAAGCGGAGGAGCGCCTGCAGAAGTGGCTCGAAAATCTCGACCCTGAGGATCTGGGCAAGTACAAGATGTAG
- a CDS encoding DoxX family membrane protein: protein MTGLLVGVNFCPAAIPLAMSWRMSMPRNVDLALLALRMMLGLILLYHGLPKIADFAETLDAFSKIGVPAPAASLVFAIVAEVVGGALLLLGVWSDVGASLVILNMLGAIFAVHWKAGFDFTKGGYEHPLTVLVMALALLLAGPGRYAFGRGRARA from the coding sequence ATGACTGGTTTGTTGGTCGGGGTCAATTTTTGCCCCGCGGCCATCCCGCTGGCCATGTCTTGGAGGATGTCGATGCCGAGGAATGTGGATCTTGCGCTCTTGGCCTTGCGCATGATGTTGGGGCTCATTCTGCTCTATCACGGGTTGCCGAAGATCGCCGACTTTGCTGAAACACTCGACGCGTTCTCGAAGATAGGGGTGCCGGCTCCGGCAGCTAGCCTGGTCTTCGCTATCGTCGCGGAGGTCGTCGGTGGCGCGCTCCTCCTGCTTGGAGTTTGGAGCGATGTCGGTGCTTCGCTCGTCATCCTCAACATGCTCGGTGCGATTTTTGCCGTGCATTGGAAGGCCGGCTTCGATTTCACCAAGGGTGGCTACGAGCATCCGCTCACAGTGCTCGTGATGGCGCTCGCTCTCCTGCTCGCAGGACCCGGTCGCTATGCATTCGGGAGAGGAAGGGCAAGGGCGTGA
- a CDS encoding AAA family ATPase, with amino-acid sequence MILAIANQKGGVGKTTTAINLAAALALRDKPTLLVDLDPQGNSTLSFLDHTQVSRHMYDAIVGEDGCRMRDVVAASRHPNLFVAPARIALAKIEAKLVGELDAHYRLKDRLTEVQDQFPNIVIDCPPTLGLLTVNALVAATHLLIPIQSSYFALEGTDDLLETVEKVRLRANPVLQILGVLITMHDKRTSLARDIRSQIQKVFGAKVFRTVITKSVRLEESPAYKESIFSYAPESSGASEYYSLSEEVIERG; translated from the coding sequence ATGATTCTCGCCATTGCCAATCAAAAAGGCGGCGTAGGCAAGACGACCACTGCCATCAACCTTGCCGCAGCCCTCGCCCTTCGTGACAAGCCGACGCTCCTCGTAGATCTTGATCCTCAAGGAAATAGCACGCTCTCATTTCTGGATCACACGCAGGTCTCTCGCCACATGTACGACGCGATCGTCGGCGAGGACGGCTGTCGCATGCGCGACGTTGTCGCGGCATCTCGTCACCCCAATCTTTTCGTCGCACCGGCGCGCATCGCCTTGGCCAAGATCGAGGCGAAGCTGGTGGGGGAGCTCGACGCTCACTATCGTCTCAAGGATCGCCTGACGGAGGTTCAGGACCAATTCCCCAATATTGTGATCGACTGCCCGCCGACGCTAGGTCTCCTGACCGTGAATGCGCTCGTCGCCGCCACGCATTTGCTCATTCCAATCCAGTCGTCGTACTTCGCTCTCGAGGGCACAGACGATCTGCTGGAGACGGTGGAGAAGGTGCGGTTACGGGCGAATCCAGTGCTCCAGATTCTCGGCGTCCTGATCACGATGCATGACAAACGGACGTCATTGGCGCGCGACATTCGATCACAGATCCAGAAGGTCTTCGGTGCGAAGGTCTTCAGGACTGTCATCACCAAGAGCGTCCGTCTCGAAGAGAGTCCTGCCTACAAGGAATCCATCTTCTCGTACGCCCCAGAGTCTTCTGGCGCGTCTGAATACTACAGCCTGAGCGAAGAGGTGATCGAACGTGGCTAA
- a CDS encoding ParB/RepB/Spo0J family partition protein: MAKRGLPETIRMRHDEHYVEALTASTGEPVGRMVPIETIDPNPNQPRQVMGDLSELIASIKEHGIVEPLVVRQRSSRYQIIAGERRYQAAVQLGLADVPVVIRDVDEVGILEVALVENLQRKDLTPFEEAEALQALCQRAGYTHETLARKLGKSRTAITESLSLNHMPNSVKNLCRLADIGSKSLLLQVVRQGDAEKMVALVEQISRDGGMTRQQVRESAPPRLQTGRPKPFTFNYRAPTKAFSVTLNFKKSQVERNEVIEALETILAELRSQESLPASAPPVDGEQTH, from the coding sequence GTGGCTAAGCGAGGTCTTCCGGAAACCATCAGGATGCGCCACGACGAGCACTATGTCGAGGCGCTGACCGCCTCAACCGGGGAACCAGTCGGGCGAATGGTTCCCATCGAGACGATTGATCCCAACCCGAACCAGCCTCGTCAAGTGATGGGAGATCTCTCCGAGCTCATTGCCTCGATCAAAGAGCATGGCATCGTTGAGCCGCTCGTCGTTCGGCAGCGGAGCAGTCGATACCAAATCATCGCTGGAGAGCGTCGATACCAAGCTGCCGTACAGCTCGGGCTCGCTGATGTGCCCGTCGTTATCCGCGACGTTGACGAGGTTGGAATTCTCGAGGTCGCCCTTGTGGAGAATCTCCAACGTAAAGACCTGACGCCGTTCGAAGAAGCGGAGGCGCTTCAGGCGCTCTGTCAGCGTGCGGGCTATACGCACGAAACGCTGGCGCGGAAGCTAGGGAAGTCTCGCACAGCCATCACTGAGTCGCTCTCGCTCAATCACATGCCGAATTCCGTCAAGAATCTATGTCGGCTGGCCGACATTGGCTCTAAATCCTTACTTTTGCAAGTAGTTAGGCAGGGCGACGCAGAAAAGATGGTCGCACTGGTGGAGCAGATTAGCCGCGATGGCGGGATGACACGCCAGCAGGTCCGCGAGAGCGCCCCGCCTCGGCTCCAGACTGGCAGGCCAAAGCCGTTTACGTTCAACTATCGTGCTCCAACGAAGGCGTTCTCCGTCACGCTGAATTTCAAGAAATCGCAAGTTGAGCGCAACGAAGTCATCGAGGCACTCGAAACGATCCTCGCTGAGCTGAGATCCCAAGAATCCTTACCGGCCTCCGCTCCACCCGTTGATGGTGAACAGACGCACTAA
- a CDS encoding LptF/LptG family permease, giving the protein MLRILDRYLIREAITPTLLALLIFTFVLEIPIIMRDLEPLLTAGVSWALAGRILLLLLPQALAITIPMALMVGLLVALGRFSADRESVALQACGVSLLRLLRPIGLLAVVSTLASGYVMLEALPNANRSYREVMYRIVANEAQTRIRPRVFFEGFPDMVLYARDVQPGGVGWRELFIADSRNAKEPQIITATSGRLVLDRQAQRVDLALERGVVHRFGSSGDYFVDSFQTRTVSLDPETIFRNTSVSKDENSMTIAELREVAGQVAKAGLSPHSPVMAIHRKFSIPVACLVFGILALGLGVTDRKDAKQNSFVIGLGIFFAWYTFMYLGQSLAKGGQIPPEPAMWIPNIVLGGAGIVLLVFRVRGKELGDELRLPLTGAIQRLFARAPSFGLTPAASRPVARTRRGNHQPAVLVIRVPRQLFTRTGILDRYIASRYLRVFGLTMAAMLGLFYIGEFTQLSEKLFKGQATGAMLLRYFVLSTPQYTYYATALSSLVGAIAAVGLLTRTSELTAMRACGVSLYRASVPLLLFGALWSGLLFSLEETILPSTNREAKKLYDEIRGRAPRTTNVLQRQWLASAGSRLYHYAYYDPPARRFGDLTIYDLGETPSTISRRTYTAYAQYGTGPERQGVWHAGAGWIREFESGSVSRYEAFNNRTLPIESPDYFTQEEVNADVAERLGYRDLARYITDLRTAGFNVASLAVQLHRKLAFPFVTVIMTLIAIPFAVTTGRRGALYGIGAGIVLAIAYQTIQSAAAAVGSAGMLPPLLAAWAPNLLFASSAGYLLFTVRT; this is encoded by the coding sequence ATGCTACGGATCCTCGATCGCTACCTCATCCGCGAAGCGATTACCCCAACGCTCCTTGCGCTGCTGATCTTCACGTTCGTGCTCGAAATTCCCATCATCATGCGGGATTTGGAGCCGCTGCTGACCGCAGGTGTCTCGTGGGCTCTCGCGGGCCGGATTCTGCTCCTGCTGCTGCCACAGGCGCTGGCGATCACCATTCCGATGGCGCTGATGGTGGGGTTACTGGTCGCCCTCGGCCGCTTCTCGGCCGATCGTGAAAGCGTTGCCCTTCAGGCCTGCGGCGTCAGCCTTCTTCGCCTGCTCCGGCCTATCGGGCTGCTCGCCGTTGTCAGTACGCTGGCGAGTGGATACGTGATGCTCGAGGCGCTGCCGAACGCCAACAGGAGCTATCGAGAAGTCATGTATCGGATCGTGGCCAACGAGGCGCAAACCCGCATCCGGCCGAGGGTGTTCTTCGAGGGATTCCCCGACATGGTGCTCTACGCGCGCGACGTTCAGCCAGGCGGCGTGGGATGGCGCGAGCTGTTCATTGCAGACTCCAGAAACGCCAAGGAGCCACAGATCATTACCGCCACCAGCGGTCGCTTGGTCCTGGACCGCCAAGCACAGCGGGTCGACCTGGCGCTGGAGCGAGGCGTCGTGCACCGCTTCGGCAGCAGTGGCGATTACTTCGTCGACTCCTTCCAAACCCGCACGGTCTCGCTCGATCCGGAAACCATCTTTCGCAATACGAGCGTCTCCAAGGACGAGAACTCGATGACCATCGCAGAGCTGCGGGAGGTTGCCGGGCAGGTCGCCAAGGCGGGACTGTCACCGCACAGCCCCGTCATGGCCATTCACCGCAAGTTCTCGATCCCCGTGGCCTGTCTCGTCTTTGGGATCCTGGCCCTGGGCTTGGGCGTCACCGACCGCAAGGACGCCAAGCAGAACAGTTTCGTCATCGGGCTGGGCATATTCTTCGCGTGGTACACCTTCATGTATCTTGGCCAATCGTTGGCCAAAGGCGGTCAGATCCCTCCCGAGCCGGCGATGTGGATCCCCAACATTGTGCTCGGAGGTGCTGGCATCGTCCTCCTCGTCTTTCGGGTCCGCGGGAAGGAGCTCGGCGATGAGCTGCGCTTGCCGCTCACAGGCGCCATCCAGCGCCTGTTCGCACGGGCGCCCAGCTTCGGACTCACGCCCGCGGCCTCCCGACCGGTGGCAAGAACCCGACGGGGCAATCACCAGCCTGCCGTACTTGTCATCCGCGTGCCCAGGCAGCTCTTCACGCGCACCGGTATCCTCGACCGATACATTGCCAGCCGGTACCTGCGCGTGTTCGGCCTCACAATGGCCGCCATGCTGGGGCTGTTCTACATCGGCGAGTTCACCCAGCTCTCGGAAAAGCTGTTCAAGGGGCAAGCCACGGGCGCGATGCTGCTCCGTTATTTCGTGCTGTCGACGCCTCAGTACACGTACTACGCGACGGCACTGAGCTCGCTCGTGGGAGCCATTGCTGCCGTTGGGCTCCTGACGCGTACGAGCGAGCTGACCGCGATGCGCGCCTGCGGAGTGAGTCTCTATCGGGCGAGCGTTCCCCTGCTGCTGTTCGGCGCTCTCTGGAGCGGCTTACTGTTCAGCTTGGAAGAAACGATCCTCCCCTCGACGAATCGCGAAGCCAAGAAGCTGTACGACGAGATCCGCGGGCGCGCCCCGCGAACCACCAACGTGCTCCAGCGGCAGTGGCTCGCGAGTGCTGGGAGCCGGCTCTATCACTATGCCTACTATGACCCGCCAGCGAGACGTTTCGGCGACCTCACCATCTACGATCTGGGAGAGACGCCGTCCACGATCAGCCGGCGCACCTACACTGCGTACGCGCAGTACGGAACGGGGCCCGAGCGTCAGGGCGTCTGGCACGCTGGAGCCGGTTGGATCCGAGAGTTCGAAAGCGGTTCCGTGTCGCGCTACGAAGCGTTCAACAATCGGACGCTGCCCATCGAGTCCCCCGACTACTTCACCCAAGAGGAAGTCAACGCGGATGTCGCCGAGAGACTCGGGTACCGAGACCTCGCCCGCTACATCACCGATCTCCGGACAGCCGGCTTCAACGTCGCCTCGCTCGCCGTCCAGCTCCACCGCAAGCTCGCCTTCCCTTTCGTGACCGTGATCATGACGCTCATCGCCATACCGTTTGCGGTCACCACTGGACGCCGCGGTGCCCTTTACGGCATCGGCGCCGGCATCGTCTTGGCCATTGCTTACCAAACCATTCAGAGCGCTGCCGCCGCCGTCGGAAGCGCCGGAATGCTGCCTCCCCTGCTTGCCGCCTGGGCACCCAACCTCCTCTTCGCCTCTTCGGCCGGCTATCTCTTGTTCACTGTCCGGACATAA
- the xerD gene encoding site-specific tyrosine recombinase XerD: protein MSQLVDTYLDHLRVARRLSAHTVESYGHDLVLLARFAAGRELPIEALDRGALEAFVRALMGEGYSPRSVARVIATLRSFYKFLLLDRRLADDPAADLRAPRAWQTLPDYLSLEEVDTLLAAPDVSTPRGMRDRALIELLYATGLRVSELVELKPADLNLAAGCVTCTGKGSKQRLVPIGRHAADWVARYVRDARPQLLKGRTSPRLFVNARGGTSLTRVGFWKLLRQYARQAGIKSRTSPHIIRHSFATHLLERGADLRAIQAMLGHSDLSTTQIYTHVLEARLKQLYEQFHPRAQE, encoded by the coding sequence ATGTCGCAGCTCGTCGACACCTACCTCGATCACTTGCGCGTGGCCCGCCGATTGTCGGCGCATACGGTCGAGAGCTACGGTCACGACCTCGTACTACTCGCGCGATTTGCCGCAGGGCGCGAATTGCCGATCGAAGCGCTCGACCGGGGCGCGCTCGAGGCGTTTGTACGTGCTCTCATGGGCGAGGGCTACTCGCCGCGGTCCGTTGCGCGAGTCATTGCGACGCTACGCAGCTTTTACAAGTTTCTCCTATTGGATCGCCGGCTCGCCGATGATCCTGCTGCCGATCTTCGCGCGCCGCGGGCATGGCAAACACTGCCGGACTACCTCTCGCTAGAGGAAGTGGACACCCTGCTTGCCGCACCCGATGTCTCCACGCCACGCGGAATGCGCGATCGCGCGCTGATCGAGCTGCTGTACGCCACCGGGCTGCGGGTCTCGGAGCTCGTCGAGCTCAAGCCGGCAGACCTGAACCTCGCCGCCGGGTGCGTGACGTGCACGGGGAAGGGCAGTAAGCAGCGGCTTGTCCCGATCGGCCGGCACGCCGCCGACTGGGTGGCGCGGTACGTGCGCGACGCACGACCACAGCTGCTGAAGGGACGCACATCGCCTCGGCTCTTCGTCAATGCTCGTGGCGGGACGTCACTGACCCGAGTCGGGTTCTGGAAGCTCCTGCGGCAGTACGCGCGGCAAGCGGGCATCAAGAGCCGCACCTCACCTCATATTATTCGCCATTCCTTCGCTACCCATTTGCTCGAGCGCGGCGCCGATCTTCGTGCCATCCAAGCGATGCTCGGGCACAGCGATCTGTCTACCACACAGATCTATACGCATGTTCTCGAGGCCCGGCTCAAACAGCTCTACGAGCAGTTCCATCCCCGGGCACAAGAGTAG
- the murQ gene encoding N-acetylmuramic acid 6-phosphate etherase gives MQRHSKWEFLPTEAINPASLDLDKAPIPDIIDLMVSEDRKVVAAVQREKDRIANGAQIIVESLKKGGRIVFVGAGTSGRLGVLEAAEMPPTFGVPSSLVQAVMAGGKEAVFRAREGVEDDYEEGARAIARLRPSKKDVVVGVSASGMTPFVRGALTRARKAGLRIIFVTCWPGTELQNFVDLIIAPSVGPEVLTGSTRLKAGTATKMVLNMLTTVSMVRTGKTYGNLMVDVQTGSEKLRDRARRIIGIVTGMEYDAADKLLKKSKGNVKAAIVMAKTGLPLKKAISRLRAADSSMRDAIGEDIEPRLRDLLGKTVTSDE, from the coding sequence ATGCAAAGACACTCGAAATGGGAATTCCTACCTACCGAAGCCATTAATCCAGCGAGCTTGGACCTCGACAAGGCGCCCATCCCCGACATCATCGATCTCATGGTCAGTGAGGACCGGAAGGTCGTCGCGGCCGTGCAGCGTGAAAAAGACCGTATCGCCAACGGCGCGCAGATCATCGTCGAGTCCCTCAAGAAGGGCGGACGAATCGTATTTGTCGGTGCCGGTACGAGCGGCCGCCTGGGTGTGCTCGAGGCAGCAGAGATGCCGCCAACCTTCGGCGTGCCCTCTAGTCTGGTCCAAGCCGTCATGGCCGGTGGCAAAGAGGCCGTCTTTCGGGCCCGCGAAGGCGTGGAGGACGACTACGAGGAGGGCGCTCGAGCTATCGCGCGCCTCCGGCCGTCGAAAAAGGATGTGGTAGTCGGCGTCTCGGCCAGCGGGATGACGCCGTTCGTCCGCGGTGCCCTGACCCGCGCCCGCAAGGCTGGGTTGCGTATCATCTTCGTGACCTGCTGGCCTGGAACCGAGCTGCAGAACTTCGTCGACCTCATCATTGCGCCGAGTGTCGGCCCAGAGGTCTTGACCGGCTCGACCCGCTTGAAGGCGGGCACCGCCACCAAGATGGTCCTCAACATGCTGACAACGGTCAGCATGGTCCGCACGGGGAAGACGTACGGCAACCTGATGGTCGACGTGCAGACCGGATCCGAGAAGCTGCGCGATCGCGCACGGCGGATCATCGGCATCGTCACCGGCATGGAGTACGACGCGGCGGACAAGCTGCTCAAGAAATCCAAGGGGAACGTCAAGGCAGCTATCGTCATGGCCAAGACAGGCCTGCCGCTCAAGAAGGCGATTAGCCGGCTCCGCGCGGCGGACAGCTCGATGCGCGATGCCATTGGTGAGGACATCGAGCCCCGACTGCGTGACCTGCTCGGAAAGACAGTGACGAGTGACGAGTGA
- the nagB gene encoding glucosamine-6-phosphate deaminase, with protein sequence MRLTLRTTEREVAAAAAERVAEVLAADAAAVLGLPTGRTPMRLYRLLARLGDEGALDFGRATTFNLDEFLGIGPDHPGSYHAYMRQHLFAHVNLPSARAHLLRGDAADPERECERYETDIEAAGGIDLQLLGIGANGHIGFNEPGPCLCARTHRAMLRPSTRRANALFFGGNAEAVPQEALSMGMGTILKARRIVLMATGKSKARAVARIVSGPLTTRLPASFLQLHRHVELICDRAAAALISDE encoded by the coding sequence GTGAGACTGACTCTTCGCACAACGGAGCGCGAGGTTGCCGCCGCCGCGGCGGAGCGGGTCGCGGAGGTGCTCGCCGCTGATGCGGCAGCCGTCCTCGGGCTGCCCACCGGGCGCACCCCGATGCGACTCTATCGGCTCTTGGCGCGCTTGGGAGACGAGGGGGCGCTCGATTTCGGCCGGGCCACGACGTTCAACCTCGACGAGTTCCTCGGCATCGGTCCGGATCATCCGGGCAGCTACCACGCCTACATGCGCCAGCACTTGTTCGCCCACGTCAACTTGCCGTCTGCGCGTGCACACTTGCTCCGCGGTGACGCGGCCGATCCGGAAAGAGAGTGCGAGCGTTACGAGACCGACATCGAGGCGGCGGGGGGGATCGATCTGCAGCTGCTCGGAATCGGCGCGAACGGTCACATCGGCTTCAACGAACCGGGCCCGTGCCTCTGCGCGCGGACGCATCGCGCCATGCTCAGACCAAGCACACGGCGGGCCAACGCGCTGTTCTTCGGCGGCAATGCCGAGGCCGTCCCGCAAGAAGCGCTCTCGATGGGGATGGGGACGATTCTCAAGGCGCGGCGGATCGTGTTGATGGCGACGGGGAAGTCGAAGGCCCGTGCGGTGGCCCGCATCGTGTCTGGTCCTCTGACGACGCGCCTGCCCGCGTCGTTTCTGCAGTTGCACCGGCACGTCGAGCTCATCTGCGATCGTGCCGCCGCAGCTCTTATCAGTGACGAGTGA
- a CDS encoding ATPase, whose protein sequence is MHVLGIDAGGTKTVCLLADGRGTVMSRAQGAGANLQAQGELEVEKALHEVMEEAIGSSTIVPQAICLGIAGVDREEDAEVVQAVMRRIGYRARVVVTNDALIALVAGVGDGPGVAVISGTGSIAYGRNARNEAARAGGWGSVLGDEGSGYWLGRHALRAVVRAADGRGGSTALTRHVLAHFGIDEPRDLVREVYTRSLRPSAIATLAGAVQRAHEEGDDMATGILEHAAGELVASAASVVAQLDMAQEVFPFVLAGGIFQAVPVLVSSLTARLPELAPRSMVQVLKQEPAYGAVLMALAEARGGASLPRYKSA, encoded by the coding sequence ATGCACGTGCTCGGAATCGATGCCGGAGGGACGAAGACGGTTTGCCTACTCGCCGACGGGCGAGGCACGGTGATGTCGCGCGCGCAAGGCGCGGGTGCGAACTTGCAGGCGCAGGGCGAGCTCGAGGTAGAGAAGGCGCTCCACGAGGTCATGGAAGAGGCGATTGGGAGCAGCACCATCGTGCCACAGGCGATCTGCCTCGGCATTGCCGGCGTGGATCGAGAAGAGGACGCCGAGGTCGTTCAGGCGGTCATGCGGCGCATCGGCTACCGGGCGCGCGTGGTGGTGACCAACGACGCGCTCATTGCGCTCGTGGCAGGCGTTGGTGACGGTCCGGGCGTGGCCGTTATTTCTGGGACGGGCTCGATTGCCTACGGCCGCAATGCGCGTAACGAGGCGGCGCGCGCTGGCGGCTGGGGTTCCGTGCTGGGAGACGAGGGTAGTGGCTACTGGCTGGGTCGGCACGCCCTGCGGGCAGTGGTGCGCGCCGCGGATGGTCGGGGCGGCTCGACCGCGCTCACGCGGCACGTGCTCGCGCACTTCGGTATCGACGAGCCTCGGGATCTCGTGCGGGAGGTCTACACGCGCTCTCTGCGGCCGAGCGCCATCGCGACGCTGGCTGGCGCGGTTCAGCGAGCGCACGAGGAGGGTGACGACATGGCCACCGGTATCCTCGAGCACGCGGCGGGTGAGCTCGTGGCGTCGGCGGCTTCGGTCGTCGCGCAGCTCGATATGGCACAGGAGGTCTTTCCCTTCGTGCTGGCCGGCGGTATTTTCCAGGCCGTGCCGGTGCTCGTCTCGTCGCTCACCGCGCGGCTGCCGGAGCTCGCGCCACGCAGCATGGTCCAGGTATTGAAGCAGGAGCCCGCGTATGGAGCCGTGTTGATGGCGTTGGCCGAAGCGCGCGGTGGTGCCAGCCTGCCCCGGTACAAGAGCGCGTGA